In the Sorghum bicolor cultivar BTx623 chromosome 4, Sorghum_bicolor_NCBIv3, whole genome shotgun sequence genome, GAGAAGGCTAAAAAAACCTTACAGCAAGCAAGTggactgtattattaaacttgctcttagGAGAAGACAAAGAGGTGCCAAAAAGCAGGATGCCAAAGAAGTTAATGCAATAATGTCAAATTGATGAGTGCCTAAAACGCATCGCAATACGTTCGCATTCGTGACTCCTGAGTATCACGCGCTCTCTCAATTCTCAATAAGAACTGACGCCCACGGCTGCAAATAGCAGGTTATTGCAGTCCATCATCAAGAAGAACTAAAACACCGCAGCTCTCTGCCGTCCCACCCGCCGCCTGGAACTGCAAGATGAGTCCGTGGAAGACCCTCTTGGTGGCCGCCGCGGCCCTCGCCACGCTCCTGGCAGCCGACGCTACCGTGGAGTCGACGTGCAAGGCGGCGGCCGCCATGGACGTCCGCATCGACTACGGCTTCTGCGTGTCGGAGCTGAGCAAGCACCGCGACAGCCCTGGCGCGGACACCTGGGGCCTGGCCAAGGTGGCAGCCAACCTCGGCGTCAACAACGCCGGCGGCGCAGTCCGCGAAGCGGACGCGCTGCTGGCCAGGCCGCCGGGCACGGGAGGCGCGGACGACGCGAAGGCAAGGGCGGCGCTGGGGCAGTGCCGCAGGCTCTACTTCGACAT is a window encoding:
- the LOC8061018 gene encoding pectinesterase inhibitor 8, which translates into the protein MSPWKTLLVAAAALATLLAADATVESTCKAAAAMDVRIDYGFCVSELSKHRDSPGADTWGLAKVAANLGVNNAGGAVREADALLARPPGTGGADDAKARAALGQCRRLYFDMELAFAGAHDEIDARQYAAGKEMAVEGIPLARRCDAVFAEARIPSLLARRGEYAEQIAVLCIAITDLIK